TCATATTCTATCCTAACTACACACAAAGTAAATCATACTCTATCCTAACTATCTAATCAAATAACAGTACGCAGTGGAAGTGCAATATTGACGACAACTCCACAAAGAAATAACAGATATCTACACTTGTTGTTGATGACAATCAAATGAGTGTACCTGGCAGATTAAGTCTCCAATTAAAGTTAAGAGTGCAGATGTCAGAGCTTTTATTGACACAGGATACTTCGCAAGAAGAGCCAAATACCTGTAATGTGAGAACTTCATGTTGGAATAGCAGAATGTGGATCATGTTTTCAATCCCAAGAATAAAGGACAAGGCACAAAACAATTAGCACAAGACTTTGCTTAGATTTTATTCCATACAAAAATctagaacttaaaaaaaaaaaaaaaaattaatagactGAGGAAAACCAATATGAACATTCTATAATATTACTCATCTAAGAGAAACCTATAGCACAATTATTTGATAAGTTAATTGTGCTATAGGTCCCTCTTAGATAAGATATATGATTATGGCATCATATAAAGTgaacatattattttttttatttttttgataagtagaagtGAACATATTATGATCTGTATTCTGCTATACTGCCAGCTCACTAAGTATCATATATTTGATACTACAGCCACAGTTTTATCTGCCACCTGAGAAGgaatttctttcccttttcagccaaaaaaagaaacatagcAAGTGGCGACTGAGTTGAGGATCTCTACAATGTACATAGCTAGACCAGTGAAATCGCTGTGTAAGATCTCTAGCAACATAAacactattatttttttgataattaacaACATAAACACTATTAATAAGCATCAATAAGAAGATAACATGACAGTTGTGTTAACCGCTTAGGAGAACCATGCCGGCCTGCCCCCAAGTTACCCACTTCAACAGggaaaaccattaaaaaaaagaagtaagtCAGAAACCCAAGGTGAACATACAAAACCTAGTACTCAATTACCAAAGGTGCTAGCCCGGTGCAGCAGCCTTTTGAATACATGTCTACCAAGACAGCTTTCATTGGTTGTAATATGTCTGAAACATTTCACTTTTAACGTGGCTGTATTACGTTTGAATCCAATGTTAACAAGATTTGGATGACAGTGATCTGAACCAAACCCATTGTATATTATTCTACTTACATCACAAATTTGGTACCAAAAAAAAGGGAGCAATGCACGTCTGCACGTGTATGAATGTAAGCATTCATAGAGGAAAGAAGGCACTTAAAATTGAGATAAAGGTCGGCTATGTTTTTAAGAGCTTTCATACGCTGAAATCAATGACAAATGGCTGCCGAAATTCCTGAAGAGCAAGGTATTTAGAAGGTTATATGAGTAGTAAGTTCACATAGTTACAACCCTATCATCCTTGACGAGGTAGCAACATCTTAAAAATCCAAGTAaaagagtttcatttcaaaatctcAAGCTACtgctttttttctatttaaaatggTATAGGAACCAAAAAGCAAAGAAATTAATAACCTAAAACTGAGACAAACAATTTGAAATTGTAGTACATTACCATGATAGAAAGGACCATTTATTTCCACCACCACTATCACTGCCGCCGGCACCGCCGCCTTCACCTCTCCCACCAGAACTTCCATCACCAGAACCCCCATATCCACCAGTTCCGCCCGACCCGCCATCCGAGACCGCCGAAACCCGAAAATGGGAAAGGCCCAGTGGCCCAAATCCCATTTCAGAAGGACCCAAATTCTTAAACACAACTCCCTGACCAGAATTCAACGGATAAGAGTAAGACTGGCACGAAGAACAGCTCTGAAACCGGCTCAACTTAACTGGATATGCGGGAATTCGGATATCGTGACGGGAATGGGAGATGGGTCTACGAGAAAACCCCACGAAACGGTGTAAGAGTGGGGATTTATGGGCGAGCGATGCTGGGTTTGGAACCATTTTTGGTCAGGAGAAAAAGGAGTCTTGGGAAAGCGTGGGGTTTTGAGGTTTTGAAGATTGTTTTTGGCTTTGCTTTGGACAGAGTTTGGTTGGTGTAGGCTTAAGCTGTGTCAGAGAAACCTGACGGTGGTGCGGTAGAGCGCTAGCCCGAGCTTGTTTGAAACGGTGGGAGTGAGCTCTTTCCCGGTGTTTCGGGATGGGGATCCTACACAATAGTGTCAAAATTGcccatcaaaattttttcaaaattcttgcCGTCTAATGTCATTCAACAGCCACCAATTcaccacgtgtcccactaaaactagggtggccgaccaccccaattaagccatggggtggcttccgATTGGGGGTGGCTACATGGCCCTAGGGGACCACCCCCTAAGGCCAAAAcccaaaagttaatttttaggttttggccatgaggtggccaaaccacccctatggccttcggccacccccaaaggccaattgggggtggcttcatgGCTATAGGGAGTGGTTCGGTCACCCTCATGGCCAAaacctaaaaattaatttttgagttttggcCTTAGGGGTTGGCTCGGCTACGAAGCCACCCCAACCAACCCTTGGGGGCGGCTTCCGACACCCTCATGGCTCAGTTGGGGTGGTCGGCTACCccagttttttaattattttattttgatattttgttttatgttttctctttaaaaaataaataatattttgttatttatttttagtgggacacgtggcgaaTTGGTGGTTATTGGATGACAATGGATGGctaggatttgaaaaaaatttgttgtcgGAATCCCGATCCGGTGTTTCCAGAACCTGGACCTCCGATTGTCGAACCACGAGGGTACTTGGGGATTGAGTTCCCTGTGACAAAGATTTACTCTAAAATAACCACGTGTCATTTAAAAAGAGTAGAAAGTGCATGTCTTGGGCACGCGACTTGCCTTGATTTTTTGtgttacattttcttttttctttttttttttgagaaatatggAACTTCAATTGatgaaattttataaacataaaGCTTTTACATCATACAGCTCTAAAAAATCATAGTcaaaagctatgaaggttataaagtcataaaaatgacttcaaactTCCgataacccatgtacaattacatttaaggaacatatCTGCTTTATACAGACTAGATCTAGGACATGGTAGcctaaatacaaaacaaaaattaaaaaaaaaaaaaactagaaactaaaaatccggCCGTTAGAGTTAAGCCCATACACCAATCTACTCCATCCTCAACCAGAAGGCAAGGACAACAAATACATCCTtaacccgaaggccaggacgaacaaaataaaaaacaaaaaccccacaaaCAGCAACGAAGGAGCACGGCATCATAGACATTCCCTCGGAAGACACGCCTTAACTGAAAAAGACAATCAGATCTAAGGTTAAAGAGACTATAGATCTAGAACTAAATCTGGATCTAAATCTaaatctagatctacaaactaggtCTAAAGCAACCCACCTGAAACGAAGACCGATGGAGCCTATAGAGAAGACACAGACCACTGCTACCAtgaaaggggaggagggaagatctagatctagatcttccctcctcttgaagttcttcttGGTGCTGTCTAGAAGAAAAGATATAAAGGAATTTTAGAGAGAAGGCAGAAATGAGAGTTgtgttatgtattttttttttttatacttactaatttatcaaaatatggacaaaaatttgttacaaattggtttgttgtaaattcatataaattcatctaataaagtgacatgtgtcatttactatgtgagaagcacatgttttttttaagaaaaaaaaaatgtacttctcacattttttttaatagttatgaGGCACATGTTATTTTATTCTGTCCCCAAAATACAATATATAAAAAGTACTATAAATAgacttaatatttaattattttataagcacatatttaatttttttagaaaagtgAACTAAACCATTGTATTAGAAAATCAAGTAGATATGATgtacccaaaaagaaaagagttcaTCTAAATGGCACAcacatgcatgtttttttttttattcaatataaGAAAAAGGGGTTACAAGGGAGGGTCTTTCCCGCTCCTAAAACGCAAAGAACATAAAATGGGAGAATGaatgggaatgcttccaaacacttGGTTCAAAGCGGCCCATTTGGCGATGTAGTGTGCACAGAAATTGGCACATCGTGATGACTTTAAGGCAATCCAGCTAGGGAAGAGATGGAGCTGCTGGTTGATGTTGACAAGAGTTTGGGCAGAGGCCCATTCAGTGGTAAGGTTGGGAGAGTTAATAGCAAGAATGGTGACCAGAGAATCACCATCAAGTATGAAGGGGGGCGAACCAAAATTTGAGGCAAGTTGGACTGCTAGGAGAGCAGCTTTGGCCTCACCCTGATTAGCGTCCACATGGGGGAGCCTTTGGGAGCAAGCGGCAAGGATTTCACCATGGTGGTTTCTAAGAATTGTTGTAGCAACCGCGAAATTGGCTTTAAGGAATCCTCTAGGAGGGGGGGATCAATCATCCATGCAGTCTGTGTTAGATTTCTAGGCAGCAATGTGGTGGGAAACTGAGTTGGAGATGAGCTTGAGGACTGACTTGGGATCTAGAGTGGTGCCTTTGTGCACAAGTTTGTTCTTAGCCAGCCAAATGTTGTCCATAGTAATCAAGGCATTAAGCTGAAAATCAAAAATAGCTCTTCTAGGAATGCCAAGCAGTGAGTTGGGCTTGAGCATGGCCTTCGTCCAACTTGCAATGGGGAGAGAAGCAAAGCTATCAGTGTTGATAGGCCATGCAGTGTTCATCCATATGGCCCTTGCAAAGGGACAAGAGAGGAAGATATAATTTATGCTCTCATCTGGACCTTGGCAGAGGACACAAGAATTTTGATCCTgagaaaccaaagaaaaaaaacttaaaaatattagTTCTTAGAGGGAGAATATTACAAGTGATCTTCCAAAGAAGGTGTTTGAGCCTGTGTTGAATTTTGAGCCTCCACAAATCATTCCAATCAGCCGAGGAGAGGGAGGAGGGCTGTCTACTTCAAAAGCTGATCTTACAGTAAAATTGCCCAAGGGAGAAGGAGTCCAAATCAACCTATCTGAGGTGGGCCTTTGGGAGAGGTGTATGTCCAAGATTTTTGAAGAAGAGTTGCGGTCAAAAATGGATTTGATGAGAGGTTGGTTCCAGCTTCTTTGGAGCGGGGAGATAAGGTGAGCCATTGTGAGGTTTGGGTGGGGGAAAGGGACGGATTTGGATGAGGCTTACACCCTTCAATCGTTGGGATCCAAGGCTGATTCCAAATGTTCAAGTGAGAGCCCGAGGAGATAGACCAGCAAGCTCCTTTTTCTACAACATTCTTGGACTTTAGAATACCTTTCCAGAGCCAAGAGGCATTAGTGGGGATCTTGGAGCTGAGAAAATCCTTATTATTAAGGTATTTTGAGGCCAAAGAGGTGACCCACATAAGGTTTTTCTTGTAGAGAATATTCCAACCCAGCTTAGCAAGAAGAGATCTATTTTGAGATTCCAAGGGTCTGATGCCCAAACCTCCCCAAGATTTTGGAGAGCTGATGGTTTTCCAGCCAAGTAACATGAGGTTGTGCTTTTTTTCCAAAGGGCagccccaccaaaattttctaAGATTTGATTCAATGTCATTGCAAAAGGTTTTTGGGAGGAGGAAGAGAGACATGGAGTAGCTCCGGATAGTATTAGCCACTGTTTTAATAAGTGAAGTACGGGCAGCTTGGGATAGAAGTTTAGCTCTCCAACCAGAAATTTTGCTAagaattttttgcttaaaatcTACAAAAGCACACTCTtgtttttgtggaaaaaaaaaaaagggaaggccAAGGTGTCTGGCTTTGGAGGGGATTTGACGAAGATTGAGAATATTGAGAATTGAAGAGATAGTGGTAGGGGTTCAGTTCTTACTAAGAAAAATGGAGGATTTTGAAGTGTTAACTTTCTACCCAGACCACTCAGCATATTTATTGAGACACTTGAGAATGGAGGAAGCTTCATTTACCTTGGCTTTAGCAAAAATCATTAGATCATCCGCAAAGAGGAGGTGAGAGATAGGAGGACTGCGGCATGAAATTTTGACTCCATGAAGGGAGCCAACCTCCTCCTCTTTGTTGATTAATCTAGAGAGCACCTCTCAGCCTAGaatgaaaaggaaagga
Above is a genomic segment from Corylus avellana chromosome ca9, CavTom2PMs-1.0 containing:
- the LOC132162610 gene encoding protein sym-1; translated protein: MVPNPASLAHKSPLLHRFVGFSRRPISHSRHDIRIPAYPVKLSRFQSCSSCQSYSYPLNSGQGVVFKNLGPSEMGFGPLGLSHFRVSAVSDGGSGGTGGYGGSGDGSSGGRGEGGGAGGSDSGGGNKWSFLSWYLALLAKYPVSIKALTSALLTLIGDLICQLAIDQVPSLDQKRTFLFTLLGLVLVGPSLHFWYLYLSRLVTLPGASGAFVRLLLDQFLFAPTFIAVFLSTLMTLEGRPSQIIPKLQQEWFSGVLANWKLWIPFQFLNFRFVPQQFQVLAANFIALVWNVVLSFIAHKEILPK